A genomic segment from [Flavobacterium] thermophilum encodes:
- the queA gene encoding S-adenosylmethionine:tRNA ribosyltransferase-isomerase: protein MFDFHLPEELIAQTPLPDRAASRLMVLDKRTGAIRHETFRNIISYLNPSDCLVLNDTRVMPARLYGEKEETGGTVEVLLLKQLDGDRWETLVKPGKRVKPGTKLTFGEGKLEAVCLDTLEHGGRVLEFSYDGLFYEVLAELGEMPLPPYIKEKLDDPERYQTVYAREIGSAAAPTAGLHFTEELLDAIREKGVHIVFITLHVGLGTFRPVQVDEVEKHDMHAEFYQMSEETAETLNRVRNQGGRIIAVGTTSTRTLETIAGKHNGRFVAESGWTDIFIYPGYEFKGIDGLVTNFHLPKSTLIMLVSALAGRENILHAYQVAVKERYRFFSFGDAMLII, encoded by the coding sequence TTGTTTGATTTCCACTTGCCCGAAGAATTGATCGCCCAGACGCCGCTTCCAGACCGGGCGGCATCAAGGCTCATGGTGCTCGATAAACGAACGGGCGCCATTCGCCATGAAACGTTTCGCAACATTATTTCGTACTTGAATCCGAGCGACTGCCTCGTTTTAAACGATACGCGCGTCATGCCGGCGCGGCTTTACGGCGAAAAAGAGGAAACGGGCGGAACGGTCGAAGTGCTGCTGTTAAAGCAATTGGACGGCGACCGTTGGGAGACGCTCGTCAAGCCGGGAAAACGAGTCAAGCCAGGAACGAAACTCACCTTTGGCGAGGGGAAGCTTGAAGCCGTCTGCCTCGATACGCTGGAACACGGCGGGCGAGTGCTTGAGTTTTCGTATGACGGCCTGTTTTATGAAGTATTGGCCGAACTTGGCGAGATGCCGCTGCCCCCGTACATTAAAGAAAAGCTTGACGACCCGGAACGGTATCAGACGGTGTACGCCCGTGAAATTGGTTCGGCAGCGGCGCCAACCGCCGGTTTGCATTTCACCGAAGAGCTGCTTGACGCCATTCGCGAAAAAGGGGTGCATATCGTCTTCATCACCCTTCATGTCGGGCTTGGCACGTTCCGGCCAGTGCAAGTGGACGAAGTCGAGAAGCACGATATGCACGCCGAGTTTTACCAAATGAGCGAGGAAACGGCTGAAACGTTAAACCGCGTCCGGAATCAAGGCGGCCGCATCATCGCCGTCGGCACGACGTCGACCCGGACGCTCGAGACGATCGCCGGCAAACATAACGGCCGATTTGTTGCAGAAAGCGGCTGGACCGACATTTTCATCTATCCCGGCTATGAGTTCAAAGGGATTGATGGGCTGGTGACGAATTTCCATTTACCGAAGTCGACGCTCATCATGCTCGTGAGTGCGCTCGCCGGGCGCGAAAATATTTTGCACGCGTATCAAGTAGCGGTCAAAGAGCGATACCGCTTTTTCAGCTTCGGTGATGCGATGCTCATCATTTGA
- a CDS encoding Protein of uncharacterised function (DUF3231), which translates to MMTTFRRYTITWTNRCLTNDSARQLLLEKGVYVRPPYMVYPKEVEFIERQSFLTGWFGPRRPLLAIEVAHLFTIARNNEIGKATLTAFAQVTGGNSLCKKAKQNRNKMESNGETKSVRESPCWKRGTG; encoded by the coding sequence ATGATGACGACGTTCAGGAGGTATACCATAACCTGGACGAATCGGTGCTTGACGAATGACAGCGCCCGCCAATTGTTGCTTGAAAAAGGGGTGTACGTCCGTCCGCCGTATATGGTCTATCCAAAAGAGGTGGAATTTATCGAGCGGCAAAGCTTTTTAACCGGCTGGTTCGGCCCGCGCCGTCCGCTCTTGGCCATTGAAGTTGCCCATTTGTTTACGATCGCGCGCAACAATGAAATTGGCAAAGCGACGCTCACGGCCTTTGCACAGGTGACCGGCGGCAACTCGCTTTGCAAAAAAGCTAAGCAGAATAGGAATAAAATGGAGAGCAACGGTGAAACTAAGAGCGTAAGGGAATCACCATGCTGGAAGAGAGGAACGGGATGA
- the tgt gene encoding Queuine tRNA-ribosyltransferase, protein MTTPIRFELIKTCRQTGARLGILHTPHGSFETPMFMPVGTLATVKTLSPEELKEMGAGVILSNTYHLWLRPGHDIVEEAGGLHAFMNWDRGILTDSGGFQVFSLSEFRRIEEEGVYFRNHLNGDKLFLSPEKAMEIQNALGADIIMAFDECPPYPATYDYMKWSVERTSRWAERCLKAHRRPDEQGLFGIVQGGEYEELRRQSARDLVSLDFPGYAVGGLSVGEPKEVMNRVLEFTTPLLPADKPRYLMGVGSPDSLIDGAIRGIDMFDCVLPTRIGRNGTVMTSEGRVVIKNAQYARDFSPLDPNCDCYTCRNYTRAYIRHLIKCDETFGIRLTSYHNVYFLIKLMEQVRQAIREDRLADFREEFFERYGFNKPNAKNF, encoded by the coding sequence TTGACGACACCGATTCGCTTTGAACTGATCAAAACGTGCCGGCAGACGGGCGCGCGCCTTGGCATTCTCCATACGCCGCACGGGTCGTTTGAAACGCCGATGTTTATGCCGGTCGGGACGCTCGCGACGGTCAAGACGCTGTCGCCGGAAGAGTTGAAGGAAATGGGCGCAGGCGTCATTTTGAGCAACACGTACCATTTATGGCTTCGGCCGGGCCATGACATCGTCGAGGAGGCGGGCGGCCTGCACGCGTTTATGAACTGGGACCGCGGCATTTTGACCGATTCCGGAGGCTTCCAGGTGTTTAGTTTGAGCGAATTCCGCCGCATCGAGGAAGAAGGCGTCTATTTCCGCAACCATTTAAACGGCGATAAGCTGTTTTTATCGCCGGAAAAAGCGATGGAAATTCAAAATGCGCTCGGTGCGGACATTATCATGGCGTTTGACGAATGTCCGCCGTATCCCGCGACGTACGACTATATGAAATGGTCGGTTGAGCGGACGAGCCGCTGGGCCGAGCGCTGCCTGAAAGCGCACCGCCGGCCGGACGAGCAAGGGCTGTTTGGCATCGTCCAGGGCGGCGAGTATGAGGAATTGCGCCGGCAAAGCGCCCGCGATTTAGTGTCGCTCGATTTTCCCGGCTATGCGGTCGGCGGGTTGTCGGTCGGCGAGCCGAAGGAGGTCATGAATCGGGTGCTTGAGTTTACGACGCCGCTTTTGCCAGCGGACAAGCCCCGCTATTTAATGGGCGTCGGGTCGCCCGATTCGCTGATTGACGGGGCGATCCGCGGCATCGACATGTTTGATTGCGTGCTGCCGACGCGCATCGGCCGCAACGGCACCGTGATGACGAGCGAAGGTCGGGTCGTCATTAAAAATGCCCAGTACGCCCGCGACTTTTCGCCGCTTGATCCGAACTGCGACTGCTACACGTGCCGGAACTATACGCGCGCCTACATTCGCCATCTCATCAAATGCGATGAAACATTTGGCATCCGCCTCACGTCTTACCATAACGTCTATTTTTTGATAAAATTAATGGAGCAGGTGAGACAAGCGATCCGTGAAGATCGGCTTGCCGATTTTCGTGAGGAATTTTTCGAACGCTACGGCTTCAACAAGCCGAACGCGAAAAACTTTTAG
- the ykvU gene encoding Sporulation protein ykvU yields MSKFLQGTVILIAAGFITKILGFINRIVVARMIGDEGVGLYMMAVPTLVLAITATQIGLPVAIAKLVAEAEAAGDRQRVKKILVVSLTTTGGLSVVFLPVFLAAAPWLSRTVFTDPRIYYPLVAIAPVVPIVAISSVLRGYFQGRQQMKPHAYSLLIEQIVRISLIALCTKPLLPYGVEYAAAGAMASSVLGELAALLYLLFLFKFKKSIRLRTNFFRYVHAGKETFVRLMRIALPTTGGRLIGSLSWFFEPIVVANSLALAGVATSIATRQYGQLVGYAIPLLTLPSFITYALSTALVPAISEAMAQNKPVLVEYRIAQAMRLSLVTGGLSAVVLYIFAEPLMRWMYGTSEAAIFIQVMAPFFLFYYFQGPLQAVLQGLDLANAAMTNSLIGAVVKLACIFVLASRPGLGIMGAALATSVGTVLVTLLHFATVAKAVSFSIHVREYGKALIAITIAGAAGYALYHHPPAAAPSSSWTLFAMTATIALYTASLLVFRLIKREELVYLPGLHWLAGKNRRK; encoded by the coding sequence ATGTCCAAATTTTTGCAAGGGACGGTCATTTTAATCGCCGCCGGCTTTATTACAAAAATTCTTGGCTTCATCAACCGCATCGTCGTCGCCCGGATGATCGGCGACGAGGGGGTCGGGCTGTACATGATGGCGGTGCCGACGCTCGTGTTAGCGATTACGGCGACCCAAATCGGGCTGCCGGTCGCCATCGCGAAGCTTGTCGCTGAGGCGGAAGCGGCCGGCGACCGGCAACGGGTGAAAAAAATTCTTGTCGTGTCGCTCACGACGACCGGAGGGCTCAGCGTTGTCTTTTTGCCGGTGTTCCTCGCCGCCGCGCCGTGGCTTTCGCGGACGGTGTTCACCGACCCGCGCATATACTACCCGCTCGTGGCCATCGCCCCGGTTGTGCCGATTGTCGCCATCTCGTCGGTGCTGCGCGGTTACTTTCAAGGGCGCCAACAAATGAAGCCGCACGCCTACTCGCTTTTGATTGAACAAATCGTCCGCATCAGCTTGATCGCTCTATGCACAAAGCCGCTCCTGCCGTACGGCGTCGAATACGCCGCCGCCGGCGCCATGGCATCTTCCGTCCTTGGCGAACTGGCCGCCTTACTGTACTTGTTGTTTTTATTTAAGTTCAAAAAGTCCATCCGCCTGCGGACGAACTTTTTTCGCTACGTACATGCCGGTAAAGAAACGTTCGTCCGCCTCATGCGGATCGCCTTGCCGACGACCGGCGGCCGTCTGATCGGCTCGCTTTCCTGGTTTTTCGAGCCGATTGTCGTCGCCAATAGCTTGGCGTTAGCCGGTGTAGCCACATCGATTGCCACAAGGCAATACGGCCAGTTGGTCGGCTATGCGATCCCGCTGCTCACGCTGCCGTCATTCATTACGTACGCGCTCTCAACCGCGCTCGTTCCTGCCATCAGCGAGGCGATGGCGCAAAACAAGCCGGTGTTGGTCGAATACCGGATCGCCCAGGCGATGCGGCTGTCGCTCGTCACCGGCGGCCTTTCCGCCGTCGTCCTGTACATTTTTGCCGAACCGTTAATGCGGTGGATGTATGGCACAAGCGAAGCAGCCATCTTTATTCAGGTGATGGCGCCATTTTTCTTGTTTTACTATTTCCAAGGCCCGCTGCAAGCCGTGCTGCAAGGGCTTGATTTGGCGAACGCCGCCATGACGAACAGCTTGATCGGCGCGGTGGTGAAACTCGCCTGCATTTTCGTTCTTGCCTCGCGGCCGGGTTTAGGCATTATGGGGGCAGCGCTGGCGACATCGGTCGGCACGGTGCTTGTGACGCTTCTCCATTTTGCCACCGTCGCCAAAGCGGTGTCGTTTTCCATTCATGTGCGCGAGTATGGGAAAGCGCTCATCGCCATCACCATAGCCGGCGCGGCCGGCTACGCGCTCTACCATCATCCGCCGGCGGCAGCGCCTTCATCGTCATGGACGCTGTTTGCGATGACGGCAACCATCGCTTTGTATACCGCTTCCCTTCTCGTCTTCCGGCTGATCAAACGGGAGGAACTCGTCTACCTGCCCGGACTGCACTGGCTGGCCGGAAAAAACAGAAGAAAATGA
- a CDS encoding Protein of uncharacterised function (DUF2905) yields the protein MNSLPKLIMTIGVVLIMVGFVMQFVKLGRLPGDIVIRKGNMTFYFPVVTSILLSVVLSLIFYVLGRFR from the coding sequence GTGAACAGCCTGCCGAAGCTGATCATGACGATTGGCGTTGTGCTCATCATGGTCGGGTTTGTCATGCAGTTTGTCAAACTCGGCCGCCTGCCGGGGGATATCGTCATCCGCAAAGGGAATATGACGTTTTATTTTCCCGTTGTGACATCCATCTTGCTGAGCGTTGTGTTATCGTTGATTTTTTACGTGCTCGGACGATTTCGCTGA
- the secDF gene encoding bifunctional preprotein translocase subunit SecD/SecF translates to MVKRSRIVAFFLLLLLFAGVIGPTIQGIVHNIKLGLDLQGGFEVLYEVKPAKKGDKIDHETLQSTVSALNRRINVLGVSEPRVDIEGNDRIRVQLAGVKDQNEARQILATQAKLTFRDVNDNVLMDGSDLVQGGAKLSFDENGRPSVAIKLKDADKFRQVTEKVYKMGPPNNILVIWLDFQEGVDSYRKEAGKADPKFISAASVNQVFNQTDVSIVGNFTVKEAQQLADLLNAGALPVELHEIYSTSVGAQFGKNALQKTMLAGIIGIAAIFVFMIWFYRLPGVIAVITLSVYIYLILLLFDWMNGVLTLPGIAALILGVGMAVDANIITYERIKEEIKLGKSMLSAFRAGNRGSFATIFDANLTTIIAGAVLFIYGTSSVKGFATMLIISIVVTFVTAVYGTRLLLGLLVSSRWLDKKPEWFGVKRSEILNIAETTDETEVPTKFDRWDFVKHSKKFFLFSGALTLAGVISLAALGLNLGIDFTSGTRIEVASSRPIDADELRGYFKELGHEPKEVILSGADGKTGVVRLIGVLDKNEIAKLKSELKEAYGFEPNVSTVSPIVGKQLARNALIAVLISSIGIILYVTVRFEWRMALAAIIALLHDAFFIVTVFSLTRLEVDLTFIAAVLTIIGYSINDTIVTFDRIRDLMKRRKPKTVSDLQHIVNRALQQTFTRSINTVLTVLFTVIALLLVGSEAIRNFNLALLVGLVCGVYSSLCIASQLWVVWKGRELKKGKGAKKAAPEAEPNL, encoded by the coding sequence ATGGTAAAGCGAAGCCGCATCGTCGCCTTTTTTCTCCTTTTGTTGCTGTTTGCAGGAGTGATAGGGCCGACGATTCAAGGAATTGTACATAACATAAAGCTGGGCCTTGATTTGCAAGGCGGATTTGAAGTGCTGTATGAAGTGAAGCCGGCGAAAAAAGGCGACAAAATTGACCATGAAACGCTCCAAAGCACGGTCAGCGCCTTAAACCGGCGGATCAACGTCCTCGGCGTCAGCGAGCCGCGCGTCGACATTGAAGGGAACGATCGCATCCGCGTCCAGCTCGCCGGAGTGAAAGATCAAAACGAAGCGCGCCAAATTTTGGCGACGCAGGCGAAGCTCACGTTCCGCGATGTGAATGACAACGTGCTGATGGACGGAAGCGACCTCGTCCAAGGCGGGGCAAAACTGTCGTTTGATGAAAACGGCCGGCCGAGCGTGGCGATTAAACTAAAAGATGCTGACAAGTTCCGCCAGGTGACGGAAAAAGTGTATAAGATGGGGCCGCCGAACAACATTTTGGTCATCTGGCTCGATTTTCAAGAAGGAGTCGATTCGTACCGAAAAGAAGCAGGCAAGGCGGATCCAAAATTTATTTCTGCCGCGTCTGTCAACCAAGTGTTCAACCAGACCGACGTGTCGATCGTCGGCAACTTTACGGTGAAAGAAGCGCAGCAGCTCGCCGATTTGTTGAACGCGGGCGCGCTGCCTGTCGAGTTGCATGAAATTTACTCGACGTCTGTCGGCGCCCAATTCGGGAAAAACGCCTTGCAAAAAACGATGTTGGCCGGCATCATCGGTATCGCTGCCATCTTCGTGTTTATGATTTGGTTTTACCGGCTGCCGGGAGTCATTGCCGTCATTACGTTGTCCGTCTATATTTATTTGATTTTGCTGTTGTTTGATTGGATGAACGGCGTCTTGACGCTGCCGGGCATCGCCGCTCTCATTTTAGGGGTCGGGATGGCGGTCGATGCCAACATTATTACGTACGAGCGAATCAAGGAAGAAATTAAGCTCGGCAAGTCGATGCTGTCGGCGTTTCGCGCCGGCAACCGCGGCTCGTTTGCGACGATTTTTGATGCCAACCTTACCACGATCATCGCCGGCGCGGTCTTGTTCATTTACGGGACAAGCTCGGTCAAAGGGTTTGCGACGATGCTCATCATCAGCATTGTCGTCACCTTCGTCACGGCGGTTTACGGCACGCGTCTGCTGCTCGGACTGCTTGTCTCGAGCCGCTGGTTGGATAAAAAGCCGGAATGGTTCGGGGTGAAACGGTCGGAGATCTTAAACATCGCTGAAACGACCGATGAAACGGAAGTGCCGACGAAGTTTGACCGCTGGGATTTTGTCAAACATAGCAAAAAGTTTTTCCTGTTCTCCGGCGCCTTGACGCTTGCTGGCGTCATTTCGCTGGCAGCGCTCGGGTTGAATCTCGGCATTGATTTTACAAGCGGGACGCGCATTGAGGTGGCGAGTAGCCGCCCGATCGATGCCGATGAGCTGCGCGGCTATTTCAAGGAGCTCGGTCATGAACCCAAGGAGGTCATCCTTTCCGGCGCGGATGGGAAAACAGGCGTCGTTCGCTTAATTGGCGTGCTTGATAAAAACGAAATTGCGAAGCTGAAAAGCGAGTTGAAAGAAGCGTACGGATTTGAGCCGAACGTAAGCACCGTCTCGCCGATCGTCGGCAAGCAGCTCGCCCGCAATGCGCTCATCGCTGTGCTCATTTCGTCGATCGGGATCATCCTTTATGTGACCGTCCGTTTTGAATGGCGGATGGCGCTGGCGGCGATTATCGCCTTATTGCATGATGCGTTCTTCATCGTGACCGTGTTCAGCTTAACGCGTCTGGAAGTCGACTTGACGTTTATCGCCGCCGTGTTGACCATCATCGGCTACTCGATCAACGATACGATCGTCACATTTGACCGCATCCGCGATCTTATGAAAAGGCGGAAGCCGAAAACGGTCAGCGACTTGCAGCATATCGTCAACCGGGCGTTGCAGCAAACGTTTACGCGTTCGATCAACACCGTCTTAACGGTCTTGTTTACTGTCATCGCCTTGCTTTTGGTCGGCAGCGAAGCGATCCGCAACTTCAACCTCGCTTTGCTTGTCGGGCTTGTTTGCGGCGTATACTCGTCGCTTTGCATCGCCTCGCAGCTCTGGGTCGTTTGGAAAGGCCGGGAGCTCAAAAAAGGCAAAGGGGCAAAAAAAGCGGCACCGGAAGCCGAACCGAACTTATAA
- the fieF_2 gene encoding Ferrous-iron efflux pump FieF, giving the protein MENEQRFKQAKTAAAVGIVGNMALAVVKAAVGIWSQSQALIADAAHSASDVAGSFAVWVGLRAAACPPDEDHPYGHGKAESIAAIIVAVLLFLVGIEIGRSAFLSFFAPLSPPGVAAIYVLLLSICRASAT; this is encoded by the coding sequence ATGGAAAACGAACAGCGATTCAAGCAGGCGAAAACAGCAGCGGCTGTCGGCATCGTCGGCAACATGGCGCTCGCTGTCGTCAAGGCGGCCGTCGGCATATGGAGCCAAAGCCAGGCGTTAATTGCTGACGCCGCTCATTCGGCGTCCGATGTCGCCGGCTCGTTTGCTGTTTGGGTCGGGCTGCGCGCCGCGGCGTGCCCGCCGGATGAAGACCATCCGTACGGGCACGGAAAGGCGGAATCCATCGCCGCCATTATTGTGGCGGTTCTTCTATTTCTCGTTGGGATCGAGATCGGGCGCTCGGCGTTTCTGTCATTTTTCGCCCCACTGTCGCCGCCGGGGGTCGCGGCCATTTATGTTCTGTTGTTGTCGATTTGCCGCGCGTCCGCGACGTGA
- a CDS encoding putative membrane protein, with amino-acid sequence MSRLGSALVYGVATIFVLAAFVSFVFSLLLKWTDLHESSLTWIIFAVSVISMFIGGIVAGGKSQEKGWLAGGLTGLSFTVIVFLFQFLGIEKPFTVEQWLYHLGFLIAASLGGIVGVNLSPARRERA; translated from the coding sequence GTGTCACGGCTTGGCAGCGCACTCGTCTACGGCGTCGCCACCATTTTCGTTTTGGCGGCATTCGTCAGCTTCGTTTTTTCGTTGCTGCTCAAATGGACGGATCTTCATGAATCGTCGCTCACATGGATCATTTTTGCCGTCTCAGTCATCTCGATGTTCATCGGAGGGATCGTCGCCGGCGGGAAAAGCCAGGAAAAAGGGTGGCTTGCCGGCGGGTTGACCGGCCTTTCGTTTACGGTGATTGTCTTTTTGTTTCAGTTTCTCGGCATCGAAAAACCGTTTACGGTCGAACAATGGCTATACCATCTCGGCTTTTTGATTGCCGCCTCCCTCGGCGGCATCGTCGGCGTCAACTTGTCGCCGGCGCGCCGCGAGCGGGCGTAA
- the ruvB gene encoding Holliday junction ATP-dependent DNA helicase RuvB, with protein MAVDDRIVSSAALGGEAALEPSLRPQYLHEYIGQDKVKENLRVFIEAAKLREETLDHVLLYGPPGLGKTTLAAVIANEMGVRLRTTSGPALERPGDLAALLTSLEPGDVLFIDEIHRLPRTVEEVLYPAMEDYCLDIMIGKGTEARSLRLDLPPFTLVGATTRAGALSAPLRDRFGVISRLEYYRVDELAHIVERAAAILHIIISSEAASEIARRARGTPRIANRLLRRVRDFAQVRGDGEITLPLAVEALERLQVDRLGLDHIDHKLLLAIIEKFAGGPVGLETMAAVIGEEAQTIEEVYEPYLLQIGLLQRTPRGRVATPAAYAHFEMEVPKR; from the coding sequence ATGGCGGTGGATGACCGGATCGTATCCAGCGCTGCCCTAGGCGGCGAGGCGGCATTGGAACCGAGTTTGCGTCCGCAATATTTGCATGAGTATATCGGGCAAGATAAAGTGAAAGAAAACTTGCGGGTGTTCATTGAAGCGGCCAAGCTGCGCGAGGAGACGCTTGACCATGTGCTGCTGTATGGGCCGCCGGGGCTTGGGAAAACGACGCTGGCCGCTGTGATTGCGAATGAAATGGGGGTCAGGCTGCGGACGACGTCCGGCCCCGCGCTCGAGCGGCCCGGCGATTTGGCGGCGCTTTTGACCTCTCTTGAGCCTGGCGATGTGCTGTTTATTGACGAAATCCACCGGTTGCCGCGGACGGTTGAAGAAGTGCTCTATCCGGCGATGGAGGATTATTGCCTGGATATTATGATCGGCAAAGGAACGGAAGCGCGCTCGCTTCGCCTTGACTTGCCGCCGTTTACGCTCGTCGGGGCGACGACGAGAGCCGGGGCGCTGTCGGCGCCGCTGCGCGACCGGTTTGGCGTCATCAGCCGTCTTGAATATTACCGAGTCGATGAGCTTGCCCACATTGTTGAACGGGCGGCCGCGATTTTACATATTATCATTAGCAGCGAAGCCGCTTCCGAGATCGCGCGCCGGGCGCGCGGCACCCCGCGCATCGCCAATCGGTTGCTCCGCCGCGTTCGCGATTTTGCCCAAGTGCGCGGGGACGGTGAAATTACCCTGCCGCTCGCTGTCGAGGCGCTCGAGCGGCTGCAGGTCGACCGGCTCGGGCTTGATCACATTGACCATAAGCTGCTTTTAGCGATCATTGAGAAGTTCGCCGGCGGCCCGGTCGGGCTTGAAACGATGGCGGCGGTGATCGGGGAAGAGGCGCAGACGATTGAAGAAGTGTATGAGCCGTATTTGCTGCAAATCGGTTTGCTGCAGCGGACGCCGCGCGGGCGTGTCGCAACGCCGGCGGCGTATGCCCATTTCGAAATGGAGGTTCCGAAGCGGTGA
- the bofC gene encoding Bypass-of-forespore protein C: MRILSTLLLAVAAVLPVHGVSAAPVKMTIVLQQHYLDGEMSEEKVTETVDSLTEIWKKYRDWQLINLDDRTIVFRKTVNDISPLLKTNGYFGITDDGTLSIFNGKPGRSSEIIQSFFQIDVQKLESRQQQKLKQGIRVLSKEQYEQVIEMYRHFAVVQ, encoded by the coding sequence ATGCGAATTCTTTCCACCCTTCTGTTGGCTGTTGCCGCCGTGCTGCCGGTCCATGGGGTGTCGGCTGCGCCGGTCAAGATGACCATTGTGTTGCAGCAGCATTACTTAGACGGAGAGATGAGCGAGGAGAAAGTCACGGAAACGGTCGATTCATTGACGGAAATATGGAAGAAGTACCGCGACTGGCAGCTTATCAATCTTGATGACCGAACGATCGTCTTTCGCAAAACGGTCAACGACATTTCGCCGCTGTTGAAAACGAACGGCTATTTCGGGATTACAGACGACGGCACGTTGTCCATTTTTAACGGCAAACCGGGCCGATCGAGCGAAATTATCCAGTCGTTTTTCCAAATTGACGTGCAAAAGCTCGAAAGCCGCCAGCAGCAAAAATTAAAGCAAGGAATTCGCGTCCTCTCGAAAGAACAATACGAACAAGTGATTGAAATGTACCGCCATTTTGCGGTTGTCCAGTAA
- the yajC gene encoding preprotein translocase subunit YajC, giving the protein MNAAIANILPIVLFFVIFYFLLIRPQQKRQRAIQQMQASLKKGDKIVTIGGLHGIIDSVDEDKIIVRAGDGTRLTFDRSAVREVVAESKA; this is encoded by the coding sequence ATGAACGCGGCGATTGCCAACATCTTGCCGATCGTGCTGTTTTTCGTCATTTTTTATTTCCTGCTCATCCGTCCGCAGCAAAAGCGGCAGCGCGCCATCCAGCAAATGCAGGCGAGTTTGAAAAAAGGCGACAAAATCGTCACGATTGGCGGCTTGCATGGCATCATCGACTCGGTCGATGAAGACAAAATCATCGTCCGCGCCGGCGATGGCACGCGGTTGACGTTCGACCGCTCTGCGGTAAGAGAAGTGGTGGCGGAAAGCAAGGCATAG
- the ruvA gene encoding Holliday junction ATP-dependent DNA helicase RuvA: MIEFIRGYVDYVCPEYIVIDHQGIGYEIFTPNPFAFRESREAVVTVYTYEYVREDVHALYGFSTREERNLFTKLLQVSGIGPKGGLAILAAGRPDELARAIEEENEAFLCKFPGVGKKTARQMILDLKGKLGALAAPAAARSAAPLSGELAEAVAALKALGYAEREIEKIIPALRSEAMSTEQYVKRALALLLK; encoded by the coding sequence TTGATCGAGTTTATCCGCGGGTACGTCGACTACGTCTGCCCGGAATATATCGTCATTGACCATCAGGGCATCGGCTACGAAATTTTTACGCCGAATCCGTTTGCCTTTCGCGAGAGCCGCGAGGCGGTGGTGACGGTGTATACATACGAATATGTGCGCGAAGATGTGCACGCTTTATACGGGTTTTCCACGCGCGAAGAGCGCAACTTGTTCACAAAGCTGCTTCAAGTGTCCGGCATCGGTCCAAAAGGGGGTCTTGCCATTTTGGCGGCCGGGCGTCCTGATGAACTGGCGCGGGCCATCGAGGAAGAAAACGAGGCGTTTTTATGCAAGTTTCCAGGCGTAGGCAAAAAGACGGCTCGGCAAATGATTTTGGATTTAAAAGGGAAGCTCGGAGCGCTTGCGGCGCCGGCGGCTGCACGTTCGGCCGCCCCGCTTTCCGGAGAGCTGGCTGAGGCGGTCGCTGCGCTCAAGGCGCTCGGTTACGCCGAGCGGGAAATTGAAAAAATCATTCCGGCGCTCCGCAGTGAAGCGATGTCGACGGAGCAATATGTGAAGCGGGCGTTGGCGCTCTTGCTCAAGTAA